The genomic stretch AGCAAAAACATTAAGTTCATCAAATTGTCCTAAATGACCAACATATCAAGACCACACAGCCATAAAAACAGTGAATCTGACAGCTCAAAGATGTCTTATTTATCATTAAAAATGTCATTTATGGATTAGAAAGAGAAGCATTTCTGCAATCAGAGATCCATAAATGATAACATATCACTATACCAACATTGGTAGTGGAACGGCTATAACCAAGAgctgataatgtaaaaaaaatgcaaaCCAAAAAAAAGCACCTTGTGTTGAAGCTATCATCTGTACCTTATTCTACCACAGaaacaagaaacaaaatgtGACGTAAAAAGTAAATAACAATAATGATAAAAAAGGCAGTTTGAGATTAAATTGGAAACAGGTCAAAGGAAGAACAGATGAGAGATTACGTGTCAGAGAAGGTGATGGTACACCACAGATGATGTCCCCAATACTCCAGTGTCAAATGTAATATGACAAACTACAATGTAAACTTACAATTTACAATGTGAGTCATTTTAATTGAAGGCCTGTTTGTCACTgcatataaaataaaatgttcaaatTCTGTTGTTGAACAGGATAATAGCAATATGACTGAACATCTAGGTTAATCTATGTATTTGAACAGAAATTTATTCATGATAAGAAATTTTATTTCTTTGAAAAATAGCTGTACACAACTTGTGGAGGGAttcatattgttttattttgtgatcATTTTTAATTCTGtttaatattatatttatacttCTGTCCTTTTTCTGAATGTCTCTGAGACCAAGGTCCTCTGTGAAAGCAGCACCAAGCTTAGATGTTAACCCTCCCAGACGGATCTTGTTCTTTTTCCCTTCTTATTATTTTCCCCTCTAAATTACCACGATGAATTATAAACTTTAAAATTAGATTTACGTTTTAGCACAActttcaaaacttaaaaaaatcagacaaacaaaacatttatgCCACTAAAGTTTCAGTCAACAAATACTGGTTTTGTAATGCTAAACTCTTACctgattttctctctctctcattgatCTGATGGACATGCGTCTAAATGGAGTTTAATGAAGTTTAATGAAGCATAACGTGAAATCTTAAAAAAACTATATGCAAACAAAGTTTAATCTCAAAGACATGAACTAAATGTGTATTGTTGGTTTATCTCCAGCACTGCAGGCAGAGAATTCTGCTAAGTTTCCCTGTAAATAACATGAAGGGCCATCATAATGTCATCCTGCACTAtagctgctgtgtgtgctgctcTCATTAATTAGACAGAAGAAAAGGTTGATCTTGCATATTTCATGATCTCCCCCATAACCTGCCCACTGAGTGCAGTAGGGGGCAGCTTCAAAGCCCACAGCTCGGAGACTCAGACTGGGAGACAGTATTCCTCTCTTTCAACCTCTGCCCTTTCTAGCCATAAAGGCCCAAGCTGAGACACAGATTTGGAGAAAAGGTCATTGCTGCAGTTTTAATTTGCCCTGATGTTTCTGCTTAGAGAAGCAGTTGGTCTGCCCTGCAATGCAGATGCAAAGTGTTTATATTATACGTCTGCTAATCTCAcattatatttttgtaaaataTATGTGAAATTATGTGTTGAGAAGTGAAATGCAATAGATTGCTAGCATATATCAAGAACAAATATAATTCAGGAAAACATTCCCAGCTACTAGTAAGAGGTTTGTTTCCAGAGGACTCACGAGAGTGGTGACTGCCCCAACACCAGGGTGTCCAAGTGAGATGAGTCTTTGATGGATGTGAGTAACTGTGTTTGAACTTGGCATTAGTGTCAAAGGAATTCTCTGAACCAAGCCTACGATATCTAGGTTGTTGCTGGTGAAACGCGACCAGGCAGTCCCACAATCAACATTTTCTCCTCTTCGGTGCTCTGTGTAATTTCACTCATGCTATCTGTGTTTTAGTGGGATTGGGGAAGttcaaatgttactcaagttcCTCAGTGAAACTGTCTGCAGTCTCTCCAAAGACGATGACAGCAAGCTGAACAAAACAttattaaataatgttaaatgtCACATTTCAGCTGTAAAGCTAAAAACCTGGAGTTTTGCCAGATGTCACAACAAACCAAATCTGTTTCTAACCGTACTAAGGAACCCAGTTGGAACATACCCTTCATTATTTTACATTCTTCATTGCACAACTCATTTTTGTTTGATACAGAAGTTTTTGTCCATAACAATAGTACATCTGATTCTTCATCTGACCATAAACAGTAAGCAGTGTTATTTACCTTTGCACCAAGCTTTATGACTTTAATACTTTCCAAAGTGAAATTCATAAAATATAGTATTAGTGTACtatatatttgtatttattgatttttttttcattaatgtAATATATTTGCCTCagtctgtgcagctgtgtgtgtgtttgagggagagagagggaggaagagagagagagagacagagagggagagagagagatagagagagagaaggagagagagagagagagagagagagagagagagagagagagagagagagagagagagagagagagagagagagagagagagagagagagatttcagTGAAACAGATACCAAGGTAAAATCACACATGGTAGTCTACTATGCTAAAGGTCTCCAAACAGCAGAGATGTTGAACCAGGCCTGGCACTCTTCAGAGGGAACTGActccaacacatcacacacctgcCCATAGTGATGGTATATCATGCTTACCTTTCTTGAACTGCTCAAGCATCGCATCCAGCTTGGTGTCATTAAATACACAATGCAGAGGGTGTTTGTAGAACTgggtgatggtttttaaaggGGTACAGTCGTCCGGATCTACGAAGGCCAAGTCTTTGACGAACAGAATGTCAACAATGTTGGACCTCTCGTTTTCGAAAACCGGTATCCGGGTATAACCACTTTGCATGACGTCAGACATCGTATAGAAATCCAGGATGGCGTCAGAAGACAGCATGAAGCAGTCGTTCAGCGGAGTCAGCACGTCCTCCACTGTTTTGGTCCGAAGTTCCAGGGCTCCCTGTATGATGTTGAGTTCCTCCTTCACCAGGTCATGATACGGATCTGTGACGCGGAGCATCGCCAGTAATTTTTCACGAGTGTAGAAGTTACTGATTTCTTGATGCAACATGTTATCTAACAGCTTGCTGATCGGGTACGTTATGGGGAAAGTCGCCAGCATCAGCAGCCGTGTTAACCAGACGGTTTTGGACGCGATGGCCAGGCCGTGTCTGGACGCGACGGAATGCGGCAGGATCTCCCCAATAAAAAAGATCAGAAAGGTGCAGGCTGCGGTTGACAGAGGCGTGAGTCCTAATATCTGGCACATCCAAACAACCAAAAAAGTATTGGTGAGCACGTTGCACAGAACCAAAGTGCAGAGCACGTAGTTGCCGTGTTTGCGGACCGACTCGATCTTTCGCGCATACTTTTGCTCCTTCTCGGTACCGCTGTTCTGAAGCACTTTCAGCTCCACGGGGTCAAGAGCAAGCATACTGATAACGAGTCCACTGAACAACGCAGACAGCGCCAACAGCAGCACCGACAGGCTCGCTTGAAGCCACCCGTCCGTATGAGGTGTGCGCTCGACAACCGCCAGCCAGTAGTCCCTGGTTCTGAAGTGTTGCCACTTTGCCCCGTCAAAGGCACACATTGAATAATACTTGATCTTCTCACCTCTACGGAGGTCTTTGGCGAGGAGCTCCACCAAGATGGAATTGTGGCTTGATGCAGATTTGAAAGACCCGAGCAGCTCTATGTCAGAGCTTCGTGCACTTTCCTCCACACATAAGTTCCGCTTCGGGTGCGCCTGTCCCTCTCTGCCGGGTTCGGGTTCCTCGATGAAGGCGATCCACGGTGCGGCTGCAGCGTCGGTTCTGCCGCTGACGGTCCGGTTGAGCCTCTGCGGAGATGCTGCATAGTACACGCGCAGCATGAATCGCGTGCCCTCGGTCGCCTTCAGCACCCCGTGGTCCACGGACAGCTCTCCTCCCGTGTCCTCCGGGCGGACGCCCAGCAGTCCCGCCGCCGGGGCGGGGACACCCGAGGACAGGAGGACGAGCAGGTGCAGCACCCATGATCCAGAAACGCGGAGCGGGAGGAATGGACCCGCAGCATCCGCAGCCATGATGCTGAGTGGGTAAGAGTGTAGAAGGACATTGGCGAGCTTATGTCACGtgtcgatctctctctctctctctctctctctctctctctctctctctctctctctctttctcctatctctcattcacacacacactgtatatgaTATCATCAGTTTAACACCTGGAGATTCGAAGAAAACAGTTGCCGTGAACTGGAACATTTAGGACAACCCCTTCAAGTTACGCCGCAATGATGTAATGTCATTTAACTATTCGAGAATTACTAGTTTGTTGAGGCCTATAGTGTGAAAAAATAGGTCTATACAGGAGATGAACGGTACTATCTGACTTTTTGTCCATTCTTCTTCATCCACACTTGATTTGACTTAACATTTTTAATCAAATCAAACCATATTTTGTGAAAATGTAGCGAGAGCATTAGCAAACATGTTAACTAATGCGGATATCTCATTAAATACTTTGGTTACATGTGTTGAAGGTAGTCATACTAGTCAAACACAATGACTAAGAAGGTGTGGAGTCTCACATTAGTTTAGGTGTAACGCAATTCCTCACGTTAATTAGAAATAACACATTACACCACGTATATAATAATCAACTTTATAATAAGGGTACACAATAACCCGTTAAAAAAGccgttaaaaaacaaaacaaaaaatacaacaaaaacaTAACGTTTGTAATTGTAGTCGGTGTGTCTGAACCCGGTGCGTTTGCATTTTGCAATGCAAATCGATCCTTACCACTAGGTGGTGATAAGGACTAGAGCAGGGAGAATTAAAATGTAATGAAGTAGACGGAGGACACATAGAGAAGTGTAGAGTTTTCATAAAAAACAATCTAAAAGCATCAATTGCTTAACGGGTTTATTTTACATCCAACACACTACAACAGTATCTACGCTAGTGAGAAGGTTTAGCCAGCTTTCAAGCGGAGGCGGAATGTGAGCTGCGtttccactagatggcagtctTGTCACCTTGCTGCTACTGTGGTGAGTAGGCCAATTACACACAGAAACTGGACCAGATAATCACTGAAAAAAAGttagaatgaaaaaaaattgaaattgaaaactgaaaaacgCCATGTAGTGACGTGGCAGGACATTAAACACTCACTGGCCAACTCAAAGTGTGTCCTTCTAAAACATAGGCCATACACTTAAGTTATTGTCGGAGAATCAGTCCAAA from Brachyhypopomus gauderio isolate BG-103 chromosome 15, BGAUD_0.2, whole genome shotgun sequence encodes the following:
- the cnnm1 gene encoding metal transporter CNNM1 — protein: MAADAAGPFLPLRVSGSWVLHLLVLLSSGVPAPAAGLLGVRPEDTGGELSVDHGVLKATEGTRFMLRVYYAASPQRLNRTVSGRTDAAAAPWIAFIEEPEPGREGQAHPKRNLCVEESARSSDIELLGSFKSASSHNSILVELLAKDLRRGEKIKYYSMCAFDGAKWQHFRTRDYWLAVVERTPHTDGWLQASLSVLLLALSALFSGLVISMLALDPVELKVLQNSGTEKEQKYARKIESVRKHGNYVLCTLVLCNVLTNTFLVVWMCQILGLTPLSTAACTFLIFFIGEILPHSVASRHGLAIASKTVWLTRLLMLATFPITYPISKLLDNMLHQEISNFYTREKLLAMLRVTDPYHDLVKEELNIIQGALELRTKTVEDVLTPLNDCFMLSSDAILDFYTMSDVMQSGYTRIPVFENERSNIVDILFVKDLAFVDPDDCTPLKTITQFYKHPLHCVFNDTKLDAMLEQFKKGKNHLAIVQRVNNEGEGDPFYEVMGIVTLEDVIEEIIKSEIVDETDLYTDNRTKRRVSHHERKLQDFSIFKLSESEMKVKVSPQLLLATHRFLATEVEPFKPAHLSEKILLRLIKHPSVMQELKFDEKSKKSLKHYLYQRNKPVDYFVLILQGRVEVEIGKEGLRFENGPFTYYGMPAIMAVLPTVHRSPSRSSGLNHSDTTIHGGSLSQLSVGVGAYLPDYSVRQLTDLQIIKVTRNHYQNALTATRMDSSPQTPDAETQAHGERTPVPDPVSSSAVLPLPRSHQHTHHPRQTHSTSALNQRNRIVRSKSDGQKSPSDSVFLRMDEIPYKRTECLEEKGQTAAVPVETGLSTSQMICSHSLSGSDETLGKKLLRKLSNKKRKRSRDGEKLVEESGEQTQVKT